The Sebastes umbrosus isolate fSebUmb1 chromosome 4, fSebUmb1.pri, whole genome shotgun sequence genome has a window encoding:
- the syt12 gene encoding synaptotagmin-12, which produces MSSAQSGDISGYHLSVVRNPPGWEVGIYLVGFFVLLAVAGVNIWKLWKSGTFPAPSPFPNFDYRYLQEKYGTSFSEVRQKRVAANNHRRTSYTSSRKPSLALGDTPDGFRDLGHLELMSRELDPTGMHQLNRSISTDSLSSISSIANNFGHDYTVGQLEVTLEFEPSGHPGQGAGMLHIALHQGKDLLEREEGDFPGCFIRVSLGPEELSVGVTRIQANAFTVLFDEHFSIPMDVSFLEEYSLRCAAFGIDADERNISAGVADLKLSDLDLTIRPFNAWLYLQDVNKAVDAVGEILLSLSYLPTAERLTVVCAKCKNLVWTNSKNTADPFVKVYLLQDGKKISKKKTSTKRDDTNPIFNEAMIFSVPSIVLQELSLRVTVAEATEDGRGENLGHVIIGPEASGMGITHWNQMLATLRKPVSMWHPLRRI; this is translated from the exons tggtgCGTAACCCGCCCGGTTGGGAGGTGGGGATCTACCTGGTGGGCTTCTTCGTGCTGCTGGCCGTGGCCGGGGTCAACATCTGGAAGTTGTGGAAATCTGGAACTTTCCCCGCGCCGTCACCCTTCCCCAACTTTGACTATCGATAtctgcaagaaaaatatggcaCCTCGTTCTCAGAAGTCAGACAAAAG CGAGTGGCTGCCAACAACCACCGGCGGACCTCCTACACCTCCAGCCGCAAACCCAGCCTGGCCCTCGGCGACACCCCGGACGGTTTCAGGGATCTGGGCCACCTGGAGCTGATGAGCAGGGAGCTGGACCCGACCGGCATGCACCAGCTCAACCGATCCATCTCCACCGACTCGCTCagctccatctcctccatcgCCAACAACTTCGGCCACGACTACACGGTCGGCCAGCTGGAGGTGACGCTGGAGTTTGAGCCGTCCGGGCATCCGGGTCAGGGGGCGGGAATGCTCCACATCGCCCTGCACCAGGGCAAAGACCtgctggagagggaggagggagacttCCCCGGCTGCTTCATCAGAGTCTCCCTGGGGccagaggagctcagtgtgggAGTCACAAGG ATCCAGGCGAATGCATTCACCGTGCTTTTCGATGAGCACTTCTCCATCCCCATGGACGTGTCCTTTTTGGAGGAGTACAGCCTGCGTTGTGCTGCTTTTGGCATCGACGCGGACGAGAGAAACATCAGCGCCGGGGTCGCAGATCTCAAGctgtcagacctggacctgacCATCAGACCGTTCAACGCCTGGCTCTACCTTCAAGATGTCAACAAG GCTGTGGATGCAGTTGGGGAGATCCTGTTGTCTCTCAGCTATCTGCCGACAGCAGAGCGCCTCACGGTGGTTTGTGCCAAGTGCAAGAACCTGGTGTGGACCAACAGCAAGAACACTGCAG ATCCGTTTGTCAAAGTGTATCTCCTGCAAGACGGCAAGAAGATCAGCAAGAAGAAGACTTCCACCAAACGGGACGACACAAACCCCATCTTCAACGAAGCCATGATCTTCTCTGTGCCGTCCATCGTCCTGCAG GAACTCTCCCTGAGGGTGACGGTGGCAGAGGCAACAGAAGACGGCCGGGGCGAGAACCTGGGTCACGTGATCATCGGCCCCGAGGCCAGCGGGATGGGGATCACCCACTGGAACCAGATGCTGGCCACTCTGAGGAAGCCCGTGTCCATGTGGCACCCTCTGCGCAGGATCTAG